The following are encoded in a window of Rosa chinensis cultivar Old Blush chromosome 4, RchiOBHm-V2, whole genome shotgun sequence genomic DNA:
- the LOC112199261 gene encoding uncharacterized protein LOC112199261, which yields MALWVRIFGLPVKFFKDFTVAKIGKILGDVVKVDKLTIGQARGQFSRVCIDIDLSKPLRPFVEVESIAYQVVYEGISLICFECGCFGHAKDKCPTLKVNDNTHSKQPTMNYDDVTNHAKNVENEVADVSDVSMQQSVPQNDVIKEDMGPWMLMSYRNKKKSGDTSSNKKSSATGSRFAVLQDETVADSELPGKTIDDNNNEQSPTIVKL from the coding sequence ATGGCTCTCTGGGTGAGAATTTTTGGCCTACCTGTTAAATTCTTCAAGGATTTCACTGTAGCAAAAATTGGTAAGATCCTTGGAGATGTGGTCAAAGTGGACAAACTCACTATTGGCCAAGCTAGGGGACAATTTTCTAGAGTGTGCATTGACATTGATCTTAGTAAGCCCCTGCGTCCATTTGTCGAAGTGGAATCCATTGCATATCAAGTTGTCTATGAAGGCATTTCATTGATCTGTTTTGAGTGTGGTTGTTTTGGTCATGCTAAAGACAAATGCCCTACTCTTAAGGTTAATGATAATACTCACTCCAAGCAACCAACTATGAATTATGATGATGTGACTAATCATGCCAAAAATGTTGAGAATGAGGTGGCTGACGTGAGTGACGTGAGTATGCAGCAAAGTGTCCCTCAAAATGATGTGATTAAAGAGGACATGGGTCCATGGATGTTGATGAGCTacagaaataaaaagaaaagtggTGATACTAGCAGTAATAAGAAATCTTCTGCTACTGGCTCTAGATTTGCTGTGCTTCAAGATGAGACTGTGGCTGATTCTGAACTGCCTGGAAAGACTATTGATGACAATAATAATGAACAGTCCCCTACTATTGTGAAATTGTAG